Proteins co-encoded in one Flavobacterium sp. M31R6 genomic window:
- a CDS encoding N-6 DNA methylase, with protein MTLHEAIEEVLKKERLPMKAKEIASSINMNGSYTRNDREPLQATQIYARVKNYPSLFQNINGNIVLVKDHTWKNIFTSYEYLTHSLKGIFNQEDIQFIIAVLFFYKRFVDINHRSGHSYPLAFDEKLRTSLDELLDGGRSLINGLKSLEDFHFAPEGVFDECARLLAKLDNYKIQEIWSVIKQIETVHLNDQKFGNLYEYFTTFISLDNNKAPHTPYSLRQLMAEILKPHNGASVYDPVAGIGGLLIETSLIAEGKINSYGSEINKRIAQLGNMNSLMYGIKDIEILAEDCFEQINLSKQYDYIIADLPANGITNSVEYFMLYNQYNLSAPKSGKSFGSMVLFILSKLNNDGKAVLTVSDGFLVKKGKEQSIREMLIAKDVIETIVSLPSGILRPYTEAKTSLLILNKNKSDYLTNRIQFITAKANDSTTKSVILNNDEIIKSYIDKESFNKDTQIIHIDDLKQDVNLLAESYGAEFQLANNMLKDNIAKFLGDLVYIKSGINPPRSSIQNTGNIPLVKVEKLSKDILDLNLNLHSIETISEESRYERNIILEECILVARVGDSLKATIFRPSEEFPRILPHNNIYVLIPSRSDLNIEYLYYQLHSTFIQEQIEKRKLGAVMPYISIAGLKDTVVPFMSIEAQHEFVQSQKANLIAEERKRVEERIKSLGYKEETKQAEADVIKILTHQLRPTFTGLNGITKRIDRVIKREYLGDLKEYDNVELNIDPEIEDQISLPDNYTLSQLIDKLSKETNHLSDILTNVDKVMNFTLLPEDLQEVDVLDFLKEYKEQKEVDQNDNYDIEIKGESANALLHKPSFKELLDQLLINAEKHAFIGDNKNKINKIQFTVRINKRREVVSIEYSNNGKPYELTQKDFITAFEKGNKSDGSGIGGNYINRIVTAQNGKLTVDENTKKGFFLTIELPTSNSKIYE; from the coding sequence ATGACATTACACGAAGCAATAGAAGAAGTTCTAAAGAAAGAGAGACTTCCCATGAAGGCAAAGGAAATTGCTTCGTCCATCAATATGAATGGTTCTTATACACGTAATGATAGAGAACCTTTACAAGCAACACAAATTTATGCCCGGGTTAAAAACTACCCATCACTTTTTCAAAATATTAATGGAAACATTGTCTTGGTTAAAGACCATACATGGAAAAATATATTTACAAGCTATGAATATTTAACTCATTCTCTTAAAGGAATATTCAATCAGGAAGATATACAATTTATAATAGCTGTTCTATTTTTCTACAAAAGATTTGTCGACATTAATCATCGTTCTGGTCATAGCTATCCATTAGCATTTGACGAAAAATTGAGAACTTCATTGGATGAACTTCTAGATGGAGGTCGTTCTTTAATTAATGGGCTTAAATCGTTGGAAGATTTTCACTTTGCTCCAGAGGGTGTTTTTGACGAATGTGCTCGATTACTTGCAAAACTCGATAATTATAAGATTCAAGAAATATGGTCAGTAATCAAACAAATTGAAACAGTTCATTTAAATGACCAAAAGTTCGGGAATTTATATGAATACTTCACTACTTTTATATCTTTAGATAACAACAAAGCCCCTCATACACCATACAGTCTACGACAGCTAATGGCTGAAATTCTTAAACCTCATAATGGAGCTTCAGTATATGATCCAGTAGCCGGTATTGGTGGATTACTCATTGAAACATCATTAATAGCTGAAGGAAAAATTAACTCTTATGGTTCTGAAATCAATAAACGTATTGCCCAGTTGGGAAATATGAATTCACTTATGTACGGTATTAAAGACATTGAAATACTAGCAGAAGACTGTTTTGAACAGATAAATTTGAGCAAACAATATGATTATATTATAGCTGATTTGCCAGCAAATGGTATCACAAATTCTGTAGAATATTTCATGCTTTACAATCAGTATAATCTGTCAGCTCCAAAGTCTGGTAAAAGTTTTGGTTCGATGGTACTTTTTATTTTATCGAAGCTAAATAATGACGGAAAGGCCGTATTGACCGTATCAGACGGTTTTTTGGTGAAAAAGGGCAAAGAACAGTCCATTAGAGAAATGCTTATAGCTAAAGATGTTATCGAAACTATAGTTAGCCTTCCATCTGGTATACTTCGACCGTATACAGAGGCAAAAACATCACTTCTAATTCTTAATAAAAATAAATCTGACTACTTAACAAACAGAATTCAATTCATTACAGCTAAGGCCAATGACTCAACAACGAAATCTGTAATTCTAAATAATGACGAAATTATAAAATCTTATATTGATAAAGAATCGTTTAATAAGGACACTCAAATTATTCATATTGACGATCTAAAACAAGATGTTAATTTATTAGCCGAGTCATACGGTGCTGAATTTCAACTTGCCAACAATATGTTAAAAGATAATATAGCTAAATTTTTAGGTGATTTAGTTTATATAAAATCTGGAATAAATCCACCGAGATCAAGTATTCAGAATACTGGGAATATTCCATTAGTGAAAGTTGAAAAATTATCAAAAGATATCCTTGATCTTAATTTGAACTTACATAGTATTGAAACTATTAGTGAGGAGTCCCGTTATGAAAGAAATATTATTTTAGAAGAATGTATATTAGTAGCGCGAGTTGGAGATAGTTTAAAAGCAACTATTTTTAGACCTTCAGAAGAATTTCCAAGGATATTACCACATAACAACATATATGTTCTTATCCCTAGTAGATCTGATTTAAATATTGAATACTTATATTACCAATTGCATTCTACATTTATACAGGAACAAATTGAAAAGCGTAAGCTAGGAGCTGTAATGCCTTATATTAGTATAGCAGGACTTAAAGATACTGTAGTTCCTTTCATGAGTATTGAGGCGCAGCACGAATTTGTACAATCTCAAAAAGCTAACTTAATCGCAGAAGAGCGAAAAAGAGTGGAAGAACGAATAAAATCTTTAGGATACAAAGAAGAAACAAAACAAGCTGAAGCTGATGTAATAAAAATATTAACTCATCAGTTAAGACCCACCTTCACAGGATTAAATGGAATAACAAAGCGAATAGATAGAGTTATAAAAAGAGAATATTTAGGTGATCTAAAAGAATACGATAATGTTGAATTAAATATCGATCCTGAAATCGAAGACCAAATATCGTTACCTGATAATTACACTTTAAGTCAATTGATAGATAAACTATCAAAGGAAACCAATCATTTAAGTGATATTCTTACCAACGTAGACAAAGTAATGAATTTTACCCTTTTGCCGGAAGATTTACAAGAAGTAGATGTACTCGATTTTTTAAAGGAGTATAAAGAACAAAAAGAAGTGGATCAAAACGATAATTATGACATAGAAATTAAAGGCGAATCAGCAAATGCTTTATTACATAAGCCTTCTTTCAAAGAATTATTAGATCAATTACTTATAAATGCTGAAAAACATGCATTTATTGGTGATAATAAAAATAAAATCAATAAAATACAATTTACAGTTCGTATAAATAAAAGAAGAGAGGTGGTCTCTATTGAGTACTCCAACAACGGGAAACCCTATGAATTAACTCAAAAAGATTTTATTACGGCATTTGAAAAAGGAAACAAAAGCGATGGATCGGGAATTGGAGGGAATTATATTAATCGAATAGTAACGGCTCAAAATGGAAAACTTACTGTGGACGAAAATACTAAAAAAGGATTTTTTTTAACCATAGAATTACCTACATCAAATAGCAAAATATATGAATAG
- a CDS encoding N-6 DNA methylase — protein sequence MLDNITKNRINTARDILVGKVPDPKSQVEQITIALIYKFMDDMDLEAEELGGNASFFVGEYEKYGWRKIFNPALGGHEMLGLYGDAIAKMALNPNLPQLFRDIFKNAYLPYRDPETLKLFLKTINEFNYDHSEMLGDAFEYLLSVLGSQGDAGQFRTPRHIIDFIVKLIDPKKNESICDPACGTAGFLISSYKHIVEQNSQKTSGDLLTPDDRKRMMENFAGYDISPDMVRLSLVNMYLHGFTTPQIYEYDSLTDETRWNEYYDVFLANPPFMTPKGGIRPSKKFSIDAKKAEVLFTDYMAEHLTTAGRAGIIVPNGIVATTQTAYKQLRKLLVENSLIGVISLPAGVFQPYSGVKTSILILDKQIAKKTNNILFLKIINDGFELGAQRREHDKNDLPDALKVFSDYKNSIILGEDFKIESYKNITLVGKEIILENKDIVLSADRYLANKVTQTKFEIVKIGDIFKTSSGGTPLRSNLDFYNNGTIPWLKSGEVAQGYIYKSEELITEQGLKNSSAKLFPVNSVLVAMYGATAGKVGILKYEASTNQAVCAIYPNETVIPEYLYHVLKQETANFVALSGGGGQPNISQQIIKDFEIPLPPLDIQKEIVDEIDGYQKIIDGAKLVLDNYTPTIFIKDEWKIVELGNICEDFKNGLNFSTDQVGKGTKFINIKDLFSDIYVNIEKLDKVEISNKEIISKKVTDGDLLFVRSSVKYEGVGFPSLVKTENEDIVFCGFIIKCKPNKTIVNPEYLLFLLRTEKFRKDTIALSNKSSITNISQDNLKTLKIPLPSLEEQNLIVKNIQEEQILINANKKLISLFEKKIKDKISTVWGDKKEVKTFDTLFEVTNYDLYLAMMQKQIEKKLNLNYGEVAAQKTVFHITTFTDFKFGYPFKNYNYGTYSSQLKEDLASNPYLSKISKGNGEVFTIRPEKEKEVLEALSNPENKDFVKAINQVLKIYNHPFINKETEKIELLNTVSKMVLDLQTIDLESIYKSMQNWEINQNGYKTKADKFNKFDTNKMIDIIVGLKLIDKLLK from the coding sequence ATGCTCGATAATATCACAAAAAATAGAATAAACACAGCCCGAGACATTTTAGTAGGTAAAGTTCCAGACCCTAAAAGTCAAGTAGAGCAAATAACTATTGCATTAATTTATAAGTTCATGGACGACATGGATTTAGAGGCAGAAGAGTTAGGTGGGAATGCTTCGTTTTTTGTTGGTGAATATGAAAAATACGGCTGGAGAAAAATCTTTAATCCAGCATTAGGCGGGCACGAAATGTTAGGCTTGTACGGCGATGCAATAGCCAAAATGGCTCTCAATCCAAACTTACCACAACTATTCCGTGATATTTTTAAAAATGCATATTTGCCTTATCGTGATCCGGAAACTTTAAAATTATTCCTCAAAACTATCAACGAGTTCAACTATGACCATAGCGAAATGCTTGGTGATGCATTTGAATATTTATTATCAGTTTTAGGTAGCCAAGGCGATGCGGGGCAGTTTAGAACTCCAAGACACATTATAGATTTTATTGTAAAACTAATAGATCCAAAAAAAAATGAAAGCATTTGCGATCCAGCTTGTGGTACAGCTGGATTCTTGATTTCATCGTATAAACATATCGTTGAACAGAACTCCCAAAAAACCTCTGGTGACTTATTAACACCTGACGACCGCAAACGAATGATGGAAAACTTTGCAGGATATGATATTTCTCCAGATATGGTTCGTTTAAGTTTAGTAAACATGTACTTACATGGTTTTACAACTCCCCAAATTTATGAATACGACAGTCTGACAGATGAAACTCGTTGGAATGAATACTATGATGTATTTCTTGCTAATCCACCATTCATGACACCGAAAGGTGGTATCCGTCCAAGTAAAAAATTCAGCATTGATGCAAAAAAAGCAGAAGTATTATTTACTGACTATATGGCTGAACACCTAACGACAGCAGGACGAGCAGGTATAATTGTACCTAATGGAATTGTAGCAACAACCCAAACTGCTTACAAACAACTTCGTAAATTGCTAGTAGAAAATAGTTTGATCGGAGTAATTAGCTTGCCCGCTGGAGTTTTTCAACCGTATAGTGGGGTTAAAACCTCAATATTAATCTTAGACAAACAAATAGCTAAAAAAACAAATAATATATTATTTCTTAAAATCATAAATGACGGTTTTGAATTAGGAGCACAAAGAAGAGAACATGATAAAAATGATTTGCCGGACGCCTTAAAAGTTTTCTCGGATTATAAAAACTCAATTATATTAGGGGAAGACTTCAAGATCGAAAGTTATAAGAATATAACTTTAGTTGGGAAAGAAATTATTTTAGAAAACAAAGATATAGTTTTAAGTGCTGATAGATATTTAGCAAATAAAGTAACTCAAACTAAATTTGAAATAGTTAAAATTGGCGATATCTTTAAAACATCTTCGGGGGGAACTCCTTTAAGAAGTAATTTAGATTTTTATAACAATGGTACAATTCCTTGGTTAAAAAGTGGTGAAGTAGCTCAAGGTTATATTTACAAATCAGAAGAGTTAATTACAGAACAAGGATTAAAAAATTCTTCAGCAAAATTATTTCCAGTAAATTCAGTCTTAGTCGCAATGTATGGCGCAACAGCCGGAAAAGTTGGTATTTTAAAATATGAAGCAAGTACAAATCAAGCTGTGTGTGCAATATATCCAAACGAAACGGTTATACCAGAGTATTTGTATCACGTACTAAAACAGGAAACTGCAAACTTTGTTGCGTTATCTGGTGGTGGTGGGCAACCTAATATTTCACAACAAATTATTAAAGATTTCGAAATACCACTTCCTCCACTGGACATACAAAAGGAAATTGTTGATGAAATTGATGGTTATCAAAAAATTATTGATGGTGCTAAATTGGTTCTAGATAATTATACTCCAACAATTTTCATCAAAGATGAGTGGAAAATAGTTGAACTTGGAAATATTTGCGAAGATTTTAAAAATGGTTTAAACTTTAGTACAGATCAGGTTGGAAAAGGAACAAAATTCATTAACATTAAAGATCTTTTTTCTGATATATATGTCAATATAGAAAAACTTGATAAAGTAGAAATATCAAATAAAGAAATAATAAGCAAGAAAGTAACAGATGGTGATTTACTGTTTGTCCGTTCATCTGTAAAGTATGAAGGTGTAGGTTTCCCTTCATTAGTTAAAACAGAAAATGAGGATATTGTCTTTTGTGGTTTTATAATTAAATGTAAACCTAATAAAACAATAGTTAACCCGGAATATCTTTTATTTCTTTTAAGAACAGAAAAATTCAGAAAAGATACTATTGCACTTTCAAACAAATCGAGCATCACTAATATATCTCAAGATAATTTAAAAACGTTAAAGATCCCTTTACCATCACTTGAAGAACAAAACTTAATAGTTAAAAACATTCAAGAAGAACAAATATTAATTAATGCAAACAAAAAGTTGATTTCTTTATTTGAAAAAAAAATAAAAGATAAAATTAGTACCGTTTGGGGAGATAAAAAAGAAGTTAAAACATTTGATACTTTGTTTGAGGTCACTAATTATGATTTGTATTTAGCAATGATGCAAAAACAAATTGAAAAAAAACTAAATCTAAACTATGGTGAAGTAGCTGCACAAAAAACCGTTTTCCACATTACTACATTTACAGATTTTAAGTTTGGATATCCTTTCAAAAACTATAATTATGGCACGTATTCATCTCAATTAAAGGAAGATTTAGCCTCTAATCCGTATTTATCTAAAATATCTAAAGGTAATGGTGAAGTCTTTACAATTCGACCTGAAAAAGAGAAGGAAGTATTAGAAGCATTAAGTAATCCTGAAAATAAAGATTTTGTTAAGGCAATAAATCAAGTACTAAAGATATACAATCATCCATTTATTAATAAAGAAACCGAAAAAATAGAATTACTAAATACAGTTTCAAAAATGGTATTAGACTTGCAGACTATAGATCTCGAAAGCATTTACAAATCAATGCAAAATTGGGAGATTAATCAAAATGGTTATAAAACTAAAGCAGACAAGTTTAATAAATTTGACACTAATAAAATGATCGATATAATTGTTGGTTTGAAATTGATAGATAAACTATTAAAATAA
- a CDS encoding DEAD/DEAH box helicase family protein, which produces MALKEAKARIKINKLLEEAGWRLLDNEQGPANVVLENNIKITQSFINDLGEDFDKTKNGFIDFLLLNENSFPLIVLEAKAEDKNPLIGKEQARKYAKSQNCRFVILSNGNLHYFWDLERGNPNIITKFPTPSSVEGYKNFTPNKEKLVSENIEKDYIALTQQPFYAQDPEFQNSETRDLYFERTKVRLMRDYQLKALQSIQKAVLENKDRFLFEMATGTGKTLTSAAVIKLFLKTRNASRVLFLVDRIELEHQAQKAFEDYLRPDYKSVIYKQNRDDWRKAEIVVTTIQSLLFNNKYKRLFSPTDFDLVISDEAHRSIGGNARAVFEYFIGYKLGLTATPRDYLKKFDETKKTKDPREFERRLLLDTYRTFGCEDGQPTFRYTLLDGVKEGFLINPKVIDARTEITTKLLSDEGYAVLIPDEEGNEDETSFYQKDFEKKFFSERTNAVFCNSFLENAMRDPITGEIGKTIVFTVSQNHAAKITQLLNEMANKLYPGKYNSDFAVQVTSLIQDAQQMTSNFTYNKLGGLGNFNHEYKTSKTRVCVTVGMMTTGYDCPDILNLCMMRPIFSPTDFVQIKGRGTRKHNFSREIIHKELKEDFKECQKKEYKLFDFFANCEYFEEKFNYDEVLKLPVKGSQTEEGGGTVESSAYETQDPDKILTFSEQIIGLQGMRIDRMFFQKFEDEIKDNPVVQENIRAGNWDLVLNYINNEILNKPSEFYTIEKLRKAANVDRRLSLREIIEKIYGIIPYFKSKDELLEEEFEKFISDLKPEEKDDVIALKYFFKAYVVDNKVRDIIEKKKYTELNVNPTFNINDYKAVKKEWRDIIPNYIKDYVSINRFM; this is translated from the coding sequence ATGGCTCTAAAAGAAGCTAAAGCAAGAATTAAAATTAATAAACTTCTCGAAGAAGCTGGCTGGAGATTACTTGACAATGAACAGGGTCCCGCAAATGTGGTATTAGAGAACAATATTAAAATTACTCAAAGTTTCATTAACGATTTGGGAGAGGATTTTGATAAAACCAAAAATGGATTTATTGACTTTTTATTATTGAATGAAAACAGCTTTCCATTAATTGTTCTAGAAGCTAAAGCGGAAGATAAAAACCCACTAATTGGTAAAGAACAAGCTCGAAAATATGCCAAATCGCAAAATTGTCGTTTTGTAATTTTATCAAATGGAAACCTACATTACTTTTGGGATTTAGAAAGAGGAAACCCAAATATAATTACAAAATTCCCTACGCCAAGTTCAGTTGAAGGATATAAAAACTTTACTCCTAATAAAGAAAAATTAGTTAGTGAAAACATTGAGAAGGACTATATTGCTTTAACGCAACAGCCATTCTATGCACAAGATCCTGAGTTTCAAAATTCAGAAACACGAGATTTATATTTTGAACGAACTAAAGTAAGGTTAATGCGAGATTACCAACTCAAAGCATTACAATCAATACAAAAAGCAGTATTAGAAAACAAAGACCGTTTTCTTTTTGAAATGGCAACAGGAACAGGTAAAACATTAACTTCCGCCGCAGTTATTAAACTATTTCTTAAAACAAGGAATGCAAGTCGTGTATTATTTTTGGTAGATCGAATTGAATTAGAACACCAAGCACAAAAAGCATTTGAAGATTATTTAAGACCCGATTATAAATCAGTAATATATAAGCAAAATAGAGATGACTGGCGGAAGGCAGAAATTGTTGTAACGACAATCCAATCTCTCCTATTCAATAATAAATATAAACGTCTATTTTCTCCGACAGATTTTGATTTAGTAATATCTGATGAAGCCCACCGTTCAATTGGCGGAAATGCTAGAGCAGTTTTCGAGTATTTTATTGGCTATAAATTAGGATTAACAGCTACCCCGAGAGATTATCTCAAAAAATTTGATGAAACAAAGAAAACGAAAGACCCTCGCGAATTTGAAAGAAGATTATTACTAGATACGTATCGAACTTTTGGTTGTGAAGATGGTCAACCAACTTTTAGATATACTTTATTAGATGGCGTCAAAGAAGGCTTCCTAATAAATCCTAAAGTAATTGATGCAAGAACCGAAATTACAACAAAATTGCTTTCGGATGAAGGATATGCAGTATTGATTCCTGATGAAGAAGGTAATGAAGATGAAACTTCCTTTTATCAAAAAGATTTCGAAAAAAAATTCTTTTCGGAAAGAACTAATGCTGTTTTTTGTAATTCATTTTTAGAAAATGCAATGCGAGACCCTATTACAGGAGAAATAGGAAAAACTATCGTATTTACTGTGAGTCAAAATCATGCTGCCAAGATTACACAATTATTAAACGAGATGGCTAACAAGCTTTATCCTGGCAAATATAACTCTGACTTTGCAGTACAAGTCACATCTTTAATTCAAGATGCACAACAGATGACCAGTAATTTTACTTATAATAAACTAGGCGGTTTGGGTAATTTTAATCACGAATATAAAACATCCAAAACAAGAGTTTGCGTAACGGTTGGAATGATGACAACGGGATATGATTGTCCTGATATTCTAAATCTGTGTATGATGCGTCCTATCTTCTCTCCAACTGATTTTGTTCAGATCAAAGGAAGAGGAACACGGAAACATAACTTTTCTCGTGAAATTATTCACAAAGAGCTAAAAGAAGATTTCAAAGAATGTCAAAAGAAGGAATACAAGTTATTTGACTTCTTTGCTAATTGCGAATATTTTGAGGAAAAATTCAATTATGATGAAGTGCTAAAATTGCCTGTAAAAGGATCACAAACAGAAGAAGGCGGAGGAACAGTTGAAAGTAGTGCATATGAAACACAAGATCCTGATAAAATCCTAACATTCAGCGAACAAATTATTGGATTACAAGGAATGCGGATTGATCGTATGTTTTTCCAAAAATTTGAAGATGAAATAAAAGATAATCCAGTAGTGCAAGAAAATATTCGTGCCGGTAATTGGGATTTAGTATTGAACTACATTAATAATGAAATTCTAAACAAACCATCGGAATTTTACACGATTGAAAAATTACGCAAAGCAGCTAATGTTGACAGAAGGTTGAGTTTAAGGGAAATCATCGAAAAGATTTACGGCATAATCCCGTATTTCAAATCTAAGGACGAATTATTGGAAGAAGAATTTGAAAAATTTATTTCAGATCTTAAACCAGAAGAGAAAGATGATGTCATTGCTTTAAAATATTTCTTTAAAGCTTATGTCGTCGATAATAAAGTTCGAGATATTATTGAGAAAAAAAAATACACAGAATTGAATGTAAACCCAACATTCAATATAAATGATTACAAAGCAGTAAAGAAAGAGTGGCGAGATATCATTCCTAATTATATAAAAGATTACGTTTCCATTAATCGTTTTATGTAA
- a CDS encoding helix-turn-helix transcriptional regulator, producing MSTSTKPSHMGRKISRIRELKDMKQEALAQAMGTNQQAISIMENSETIEEEKLLEVAKALGVTVEAIKNFSEEGVFNYFNTFNDSGNNTFANNVCHFNPLDKLIESHEHQIKLYERLVQAEKDKVEYLEKLLNAK from the coding sequence ATGAGTACATCAACAAAACCAAGTCACATGGGGCGTAAAATCAGCCGTATCCGTGAACTGAAAGACATGAAACAGGAGGCACTGGCGCAGGCTATGGGAACAAACCAGCAGGCGATTTCTATTATGGAAAACAGTGAAACGATTGAAGAAGAAAAACTACTTGAAGTAGCAAAAGCTTTAGGTGTAACTGTGGAAGCAATCAAGAATTTTTCAGAAGAGGGTGTGTTTAATTATTTTAATACTTTTAACGATTCAGGTAATAATACTTTTGCAAATAATGTATGCCATTTTAATCCATTAGATAAATTAATCGAATCCCACGAACATCAGATTAAACTTTACGAACGTTTGGTTCAGGCAGAAAAAGATAAAGTTGAATATTTGGAAAAATTACTTAACGCAAAATAG